The genome window CTGGGATCGGTCCGCCCCGGCGCGGTTATCGTGTTCTGCTGCTTGCTCATGGGCCGCCTCACGTAGATGTTGCAGTCCTGGAGCACCGCGGCGGCGTTGCCGAAGATGAAGTCGACGGTGCCGTGGACGTCGCACTCGCGGTAGAATTGCCGGAGCGAGTGGGCGTAGAGCGTGTCCTGGTACCCCTCGAAGCTGCACCGGTAGAAGACGGCGAGGTCCGCGTTGCAGCGGAGCGCCACCGCCTGGCGCTTCGCGGGGCCGGCCGTGTTGCGGAACGTTATCCCCCGAGCGATGAATCCGTCCCCCATCACCGCTGCACGCCAACACACATCACCGATACGCACAAAGATCAATCTTtcccatgagagagagagagagagagagagagagcaggaaGAGTTCATGCCACTGTACTCACCCACGGTGGCGGAATTGAAggtggtggaacctccagcaacaCTCCGACTACCAGTGACCACTGTCTTGCCGATGCCATCCCCAACCAACATGAGGTCTCTCACCCCCACCTGCACGTTCTCCACGTAAACCCCTGCCTTCACATAGATCACAAATCTTCtgctctccctccctctcctcctcgacGCCTCGTTGATAGCTTCCTTGATGCTCCCAAAGTCCCCACTGCCGTCCTTCGCCACCACCAAATCGGCCACCACGTCCCCCCGGCGCGCCCGGAGGAGCTCCCGGTCCTCGACCGACGACCACTCCGGGAACGCCCCACCacccttcctctcctcttcctccgcccTCGTCTCCGTGATCGCCAACGCGTTCCTCACCAGCTCCGACGCATTGGTCAGCAGCGGCACGAACCAGGAGCTGGGCACGTGGAGCTCGGCGAGGCCGGCCCGACAGGTGTGCAGGTTGGTGAGAGCGGCGCTGAGCCAAGTCCGCACGTCGTAGCCCACGCGCAGCCGCGAGGGGCCCAGGGAGCGGTTGAGCTGGCGCACGGTGGAGTCGTGTAGGTCGAGGCAGTCGGACCACGCGACTCCCTCGAGGCCGCCCATAAGGATCTGTTCCCGGGCGAGCATGGCGTGCTCCATGGCCGCGTGTATCgacatctgctgcatgctttggcTCACGTAGTGTGTGCATGTGTCGGAGTACGGAACGACAGAACACCAGCGGTGTCGCTTGGCCTCTGCATGAAAGGCCGAGGGGTGAAGAAAGAGACCGTAAGAGGTAGTAAACAGGCACAGTAGGAGTAACACGGTGGAGAGCTTCACCATTATGGAGTACGAGTGTCAAAGGTAGAGAGAGTTCTTCTCTATATATGGCTTGTGATGACCATGGAAGGAGGTGGCTTCGATTGCTTTTGCCAAGACGCAAGGGTTGATTGCTGCAACCTCAGGTCGAGTTGCTTGTGTACAAGATTTGCCCTTGTGGTGTTCGATAAAATTCTGCCAGtttatatcaaaaaatatatcgTCTTTAAAAAGTCAAAATGCTCATTAAATGAAGACATTTCACCTCATATTAAAAATTGGGAGATATACACCAAAAATGTAATGCTTGAAAAAGGCAAGATGTGCATTTTATATTGAGATATGTAAATCATCAAGTAAAGCAAGTCTGAGGAGCTACTCATCCTACATTGATGACAAATTAGGAGATAAAAACTGTGGTCCTCTGTGGCTATAATAATAAATACAAGATTTTATCTCGGGAAGGAGTGGCAGCACTAAAGAGTAGACGTGCACGCAGGGAGGTGTGTGTGTGGATATAGAATGCCACATATACTGCATTAAATAAGTAGTTCATTGAATTACCTTTCCCCCTTTTTGTGACTATGTAGCAGCAAATTGTCTTCCAAGTCCATTGGCAGAAATGACTGCCTGTGGAGGAGAATTTTCATGTACTTCAGTGGGAAATGTCATGTAAGTGCAATGAATAATCCATATACATTAGCATTGAGCAGAGACTAAAGACAACATATATTTTCCTCATCAAGAGCAAACTGAATCAAATACCATGAGACCACAAACTAGTATGCATCCAGGAACTTCATCCACCTAACTTGAAGAAAGCCAAGAAAAAAAGTCAGGTTTCAACTTCAAAACAGCAATCACAGCAACCACATGTCGGTACCGATGTAAGAATCATGTATGCCAAACAAAAAAACCTATGTGTATCACTTGTTTAGAACATAAGCATCTTGAATGCAGGAAACAGAAACAACTTGGGTGCAGGATTAGACAGTAAAAATGCTAAAGCATGAGTTCGACCTAACCCTGGGCGACAAACTGTATTATGGAACCAATACTAATAGCTCTATGGATGCCAACTTCTGTCATGACAAATGTGATTTTAGTAATGATTACAGGACACTACCCAACTGCTGTTCTTATGATAACCTTCTGTGGTCATATAAGCAAAACAAAGCAACTGATGCTTGTCGACTACAaatgtaaaaatattttattttcatgaagACTCAGTGTAACCAATGAAAGCTGCCTCTCACAACATATGCAGGGAATTTGAAATTTTTCTTTACATGTAATTTTAATAATCTAAGACTGTCTTGACAGTTAGTTCTTTGTCTTTTTAACCACAACAAACACTAGCTGGTCCGAATGTATTAGATATGATTATTTGTAGAAAAGAAATTTTACATCTTGTACTGAAAGTATTTGCCCGCAACACAGTTAAATGGTTACAACATGTCCATAAAGCCAACCTCATTGATACATTACAGTTTCATGTTGTTGGGATTAAAAAGTTATCAGAttcctaaaacaaaaaaaaatcacaaaatggATTCCGTATATAAAGACATTGGCGTGACAGATATAAATAGACGATGTGAAATCCACAAAATAGATGATAGGTTACACAGTCAATGGCTCAATAAATGGCTCCATCGTAGTACCGAAAGATTAAAAAAAGATTTCACACTCAAATGAACAGATTGGAATTTCCAAATGATTCCAGGAGAAAGTGAGAAAGTTTCCTTTGGGCATATAAAGTACTGACAAAACTGGAGTTGATGAATGATCTATTACCAAAAAACTCAAATTAACAATTCTTCTCcaacaaaataatatcttaacaaaattcgatgcacaatACCAGTAGCCTGTGCAAAGTAATGGAAATCCTTTTTTCACATTCATTCAGGCAAGATAGTACAAAATGAAAtaccaaataattttttaattagaaTACCTGGCTTACACAAAGTAGTCGTACAAAGTTGGGAGCACGTTTACAAGACAATGAAAACTTACCAATTCTATGACCCAGCCATAGAAAATGTTCTGTTCTATCATGGAGTCACATTATCCATTTTTCACGACGTATTATTTGTCAATAAGCAATTATAATTACACAAGCATTTTAATAGTTGAacacaaaaatgatatttttacacCAAGTAAGAATATTTAACATATTGACTGTGAAAGCAacaactgcaaaaaaaaaaaaaagaagcaccaACAAATAAATTATGATCAATGTTTCGATAAATCTGAATGAATAGCAAGTCCTAGAACCAGAGAACTGGATGTTCAAAAGATAAAATAGAAACTTTCATCTGTAAGTCTCCTCCAAGATGGGTTGATGCCATACATCAAATGACAATATTGCTAGCAGCTTGGCTTCCTAATTGGAACACATTACCTTCGGGTTAAGAACAGCTCACAGAATAAATAATAACTGCTACTTGCCTTACCAACATTCAACAACCACAATATGCAACATCAAGGCAAATCTGTGTACTTGAACCATGACAACCAACAAACCTTAACAGTAGTTCAGGGTGTCTTTAGGTCAGCCAGGTTACCTTGACAAATATGGTTCACAGCAATGGTActgactctttttccttttctttgatcATGGAGATCCTTTTTAGATTCTCATTGCCAAGCAATATACAGAACTGCCTGATGGTCTCCCTTGTCTAACCACTCCATTCTCATGTGACCATATGTGAGACTTCCACATCATACAGCTTTGTCCTGAACATCTTCCTGCTTGATCTTCACTCAAGTAGGACTGCTATTTGTCTGATTGGTTCAGAATCTaaatttagaaatattatttgaaaaacccaaatttgtTAATAAACTCATTTCATCAGCCTCAGCATCCTCAAAATTAAGCCAAGAAAAACATGCAGCATTTTTGCACAGTTGACTAGTCAGATGCCTACAATCTTTCTTGACACAACTTACATAGATGAAAACATCTGAGATAAACACACCTTCCCTAATCCATGAAATGAAGCAGCCTACTGCTTTCAAGGGCAGGTTTAACCATGCTTGAAAGTCAAAAAAGATGAAGGAGGCTGCTACAACAGGTTTGACCAACTTGGCATGTTCATGTGCTTTGGTGCCACCACTGAAAGTAGAATGTCTGCTACAAACGAAATTCTGAAATTAAATAGATGAAACAAATGCTGATTAGTATCATAAGTTCTAAAAAGACTTAGCCAcgggcctttatatatatatatatacactactACTACCACTAGTACTGCTGCTGctacttctatatatatatatatatatatgtatatatatatatatatgtatatatgtatgtatgtatgtatatatgtatgtatatatgtatatatgtatgtatatatgtatatatatatatatatgtatgtatatatatatatatgtatgtatatatatatatatatgtatgtatatatatatatatatacatacatatatatatatatatacatatatatatatatatatatatatatatacactactACTACCACTAGTACTGCTGCTGCTACTTCTAAAGCCACCATTCAGTGACTCCCTAAAAGAGAAGTAGAGTTCAAGTGACATATAGGGAGGCTTCAAAATAATGACTTGAGAACACTTGCTCAAACATTTGGTAGGCGTTTCCTTTGAACAAATTAAATCGATTTAAATATGAATAAAGAACTAGGATTTCCCAGGGAGAAAAAGCACAACGCAGTCGCGAAATCAAATATCGATAGCGCATTAAAAACAATAAAATGCCTAGATTAAACTACAAGAAAacaggaaaaaagaagaaaataatccaTCACGAGGAATCTCGAAGTCAAATCCGAAGAAGTTTCCATCTTTTCTTAGATCATAGGCAGAAACTTTTCGATTGATCTACAACAGAGTAGAAACTTCATTTAGGACAGAAGAGGAGAGACACCGAAATCAGATCAAAACAAAAACCTAGGTTTTCCAGGCAACGAACACAAGATCCAATCTCGATGGCAGGCAAGATATTGGCCTGCAGAGACGACTTCTTGGTCCATCACTACGCTGGAGAGACGGGGAGAGGGGGAAGGAGGACGCATGGCTCGAGCAACGGATCGCGGAGCTCGGATTGAAAACTACCGCAGGCATCACGGATGAATGAGTGAACATTAGATCAGAGTTCGCTTGGAGTACGGTTTTGCTCTCCTCACGGATCCATCCGCCGCTTCGAGAGCCGCCCCTCCCCACCCTAAACCCCATCTCTTCTACCGTTCGACGGACGGTGGGTCGCATCAAATTTAAGCAGTGGTTGACGGGAAAGAGGCAACCTAaaccttcatatatatatacatatatatatatatatacatatatgtatatgtacatatatatatatatatatatatatatatatatatatgtatatatatatacataatgatCTAAATACCCCCAGCGAGGTAATTATAGCATAGGGGTGTTTTAGTAAAATTAACGACCACAGAACCGATCCTCCGGAGGTCTCGTCTGCCTCGGATCTCTTTCCTTCTCTCCTCGTTAGCGAAGGAATAGAACGAGGTCGAGGGAGGAATCGAGATCGGAGGATTGGTTCGAAGGATCTCCTGGGGCTTCTTTGATCCCTGCGACGATGTCGTCTTTCAGCGGCGATGAAACAGCCCCCTTCTTTGGCTTCCTCGGCGCCGCGGCCGCGCTCGTCTTCTCCTGTAATCCCTAGAATCCTCCCCTTTTTTTCTTGCATCCTGCGGAAATATTTACCGTTTTCATCTGGTGTACGTATAATTTTTGTGTTTTGATGGTCTTCTGGGGCCGTTTCCAGGTATGGGAGCGGCGTACGGGACGGCGAAGAGCGGCGTCGGGGTGGCGTCCATGGGGGTGATGCGGCCGGAGCTCGTGATGAAGTCGATCGTGCCTGTAGTTATGGCTGGAGTGCTCGGGATCTACGGATTGATTATTGCTGTGATCATAAGCACTGGGATTAATCCCAAGGCGAAATCGTATTACCTCTTTGATGGGTACGCTCATCTGTCCTCTGGGCTTGCTTGTGGCCTCGCCGGTTTATCTGCGGGTATGGCCATCGGGATCGTTGGTGATGCTGGTGTCCGGTAAATTTCTTTGCCTCTGTTTCTCTCTACGTATACAAGTTCTAATCTTGGTTATTGTCATGGTTCTCAGTGAAGGTTTGACTCTTCTATATATTGCTTCTTGCTAACTTCTCTGGTGAGTTGGATATCATGAGACATGCATCTGTAGAATCTGAATTGTCGTTTTTGTAGTTCTTGCTGAATGATTGATTGACTAATTTGCTATTGCAATCAAAATAGGCCATAATGAGCAACATCATCTGTGGGGTTCTTGGACTTAAtgattttgagagagagagagagagagagagagagagagagagagagagagagagagagaggaaacttGTTTAAAGTTAGCAAAGATaagaatgatgttttaattttttttcacattACAAAGCTTCAATCATGTCTATTGTGCTTAGGCATGCGTTTTATAGATCCATCTTGTCTCAACAACCTAGGGATAAAGAATGTAGGAATCAAGCTTATCAAGTCCTCTGATATAGACAAAAAGTTAGTGATTGTGTTTATTGGATGAATTGGATGGTTGTATCATGTATGTTTGGTCTTAGGTGGACCTTCAGCTCCTTTGGCGGGCTTGCAGGGAATTTTTTTTGGTTGAAAGAAAAAGTTGTGATTGTTGTCACATCAGAATAAACTGTAAGAGGGGAGTCCAAGGTGCACAAAACTAACAGGTTCGAGTAAAGAAAATATACTAAAGAAAGAATCGTCGACATTGAATTAAAGTGAACAGCAAAAGTATGGAACTAGATAGAATGAATACTAGGATACTATTGAGACTTGATACCTTTATATGTCTGGCTGTGTTATGCTTCACAAATCCTTGAAACCAAGATTGCACTTTCTGATTGTGTACAGACTCTATTCAGAGTTATATACTGAACAAACATTAGACCGGTGCATCAAACATATATGTGCAACAGAAGTAACATCTGGTACAATAACAAACCATACTTGAGTAAAATCCGAGAAAAAAAGATTCAGACATTTAGAGTTAAAGAGAGCACCTGTGTTTCTACTATCATAGTTTTTAAAACAGGAATTCTCAAAattaagaagaaaaggaaaaaaactcaGTCCAAGCATGATACTCCTGAACAAATTCCGTTGCTCTGCTGACAACGACAAAAGGCACTTTACTCCATTCTACGAAAGAAACTGATTAAAAAAAACCTTAAAACTGTAAAAGCCCATGATGTTACAATAATCACATAAAAAATGAACTTGCAAATGGAGATAGAATTGTTAGAAATCTTTGATACTTTTGGGTGTATTTAATTCCTCAGGTGCAGTGCGATCTGCATTGTTAAATTGCTATATCTTGCATATGCTTTTAGTTTCATTGTTCAGCCTCATCATATGACGTTGGAACAAGTCAAAATGGAAGCGTAGAATAAATATTCTGTTCCTTTCATGGTTCTTTGTTTATCACTTGGTCATTAGGTTTATATGATTGAGAAATGTTTGTTCATACTGTGAATCCAGATACCTGCAAAATACTGGTCTTAATGAAACAATCTTTCTCTAGCTTTGGTTGATTGCATAAACAGGTTTAGATTGCTCTCTTTATGTTCGAGTTACTTTTCCATTAGTTAATATATATAAGGTGTTTCTTTATGGTAGCAATCATAATGTTTGTATTTTTTTATCCGTGgttaaaatattcataaattacTATCTTTTCCTCATCTTTGATTAGCAAAAATGCTTTCTTTCTCTTAAATTGGGCAAAAGACTTTCTTTTCCTTTGGATTGGGGAAAAACACATTCATTTTCTTAAGTAGAATTACACCTATCTTGGTGTTTTATGTACCTTTTCCTACTTATTATCAAGTAAGTAATCTTGTAGTTTAACCGCAGTTGCACTTGAACATAGACATGGTGCTGAGATTTGTAGAGGCTCAGTTCTTGTCCAATAAACACTTTAAGTAGGCATTTTAATGTTAAAGAATTTGCAATGAACTTTAGTAGACTGAGCTATTTCTTTGATGCCCTTACCCCACTATGGTGGTGAACGAGGAAGCAAGAGCTAGCTTAACTGACCTTATTCTCCTTTTATATTATACACATCTCTTTTGGCTAAAAGTTATTTACTACAACTGTCGCTCATCATGCATTTCATGACTGTCAGCAAAGTAGGCAGCCCCATAAAGTCAACGTGTGTATTACcttttttcttgttttgttttatttatttcatttaatTATTGTATAACATGTGTACTGGATGCTTACACTGGCACTCGGATATCTGCACATAGACAAGTGTATTAACCTTTGTTGATCACAGGGTGCAAACATGTTTTATGCAACATAACTTATTTGAGGCATACCATTGAATGTGATCATAGATTGCCGAAAAGTTAGACCTAATATGACACAGAAAATCAACAATTTTAACGGATTATGTTTATGTTGATTTCAGGGCCAACGCGCAGCAGCCGAAGCTCTTTGTGGGCATGATTCTTATTCTCATTTTTGCTGAAGCACTTGCACTTTATGGCCTTATTGTTGGCATCATTCTCTCTTCCCGGGCTGGTCAATCTAGGGCAGATTAAGAAGCATAAACATCTATAACTGGCAACCCCTTTTAAGTTCATAATTAACACACACGTGGCTTCTTACCGGTTTTGCACATCCATTCTGTTTGGTATATTTGTTTTAAGGAAAATTTCCCTACTGTATTTTCTGACATATATTTCTTGGGCTATCGTAAATTTATAATGCAAGTTGTCAGTTGCTTATGGTACTTCTGCACAGTCATTTATTAGTTTGGTAAAATGAAACATAATTGTGTTCATGTTCTTAGCATTGAAGTATGAGCTTCAAAATTCAGATTCACTTGAGTATTCAAAATCTCATAGAAAAATACACATTTAAATCATTGGCTGAGTGTAGAATTACATGTTTCTGTCAACCCCTGCAGCATGGTTGTCTTTGTAATAAATACCCAGGAACTCAAACTACAGTATAGCTAGAGTTATGGCAAATCTTTCTCTAGCTTTTTATTATATCTTCTAGTGATTAGAGTGCTGCAATCAAGAACGAGAAGGCACGGACCGTCACTtgattttcttgttcttttcgtGCAATGTTATTCTCTGTGAAGATGATCAACTTCTGTAGGAAATGTATGAAAGCTTCCTATCAAAAGCAGCAATGTTCTTCAATTGAGAAAACGTGTCTGCTGCATTAAAAGAATGGGCAGCAGACAAGTCCCGGAATCTGTTCCTGCATTTTTAgactttttgttttatgaactcttTAGGCGTAGGCTTTTCATATTGTTATTGCTTTTGGTCAGTTAGAATTTGATTTATGGAGCTAAGAGATGATAACGTGTTAATTGAATGcgtcatatcattatgatatttAAGGAgaatgtttttattattatttttgaatcgaTTATGGTCATGTAAAATCGAATCGACATCTATCTCGAAGTATATTTTCGTTCAGAATTTATCAAATTGTCGGACGCACTCATATAGATTTTTGTATGGAATGTATCAAATAGAATTAAGTATCCTCATTGACTTACACAAAAATTTCTGCTAAGGGCATTTCTTTCTCTCCTTCATGCTTGATAACACTAGAAAATTTGGATCAGGTCAGATCAATTACACCATCAGTTTGATTCCCAAGATTGATTGTATCATATTGGTCATCATATTGGTTGTAGAAAATTTGGATCAGGTTAGATCAATTACACCATATCAGTTTGATTCCCGAGATTGATTGTATCATATTGGTCATCATATTGGTTGTGGAAGAAGTGACTAGTTGCTTaatgttcaataaaaaaaacgGAGTTTGATCCAAGCTGAACTCCATCGTGACTCAAGTCGATCGTGTCTTCGACTCAATCGTATCTCTTTTTGTGCTTTTCGATCGTGTCTTTGACTCAATCGTATCTCTTTTTGTGCTCGATGTATCCTAAATCATATTCTACGTCCAATGCGATTTTAGTAGTTCAAGCATCTCCCACACACTCGACATGTCCTATAATCAAATAAAAGTGTGCTCGATATGAGCTCAACACGACCTCCACGGTCAAAACATCTTCTCATACTCGATGCATCATAACAAGATATAAGTGTACGATGCGGTTGATGTGTCTCTCTTAGGCCGTCGTAGTTGAAGCATCTCCTCATGCTCGACATCGCCTAACCAAACAGAAGCATGTGCCGAAAACATCTCTTAGCGTTAGATGCATCCTAATCTAATAAAAACCACAACAACTCTTACTCTCTCCGAGGAGCCAAATGTATTCCTTACTGGTCCTTCTCTTGTGGCTCAGTCCGAATCCTTATTTTCCGGAGACTCTAATGGCTCTTTCCACACAAACTTGAAGATGAACGAACTAGTTTTATTATATGACCCCCGGAATTGTGTCATTGCTCTGCCTGTGTGCTCTTATAACATCTACATTGATTTCATTTCTCCACTTTAATTCTCCTTTACCATCTGAAGCACCAAATTATGCAAAAAAAAGATTTATCTCATTAAATCAAGTTATAATTCAGGTTCAATAGGAAACCATCTCGATGATAGGATTAAGAAAATTCAAGTTCGAATTCTATGATACCAACAAAGTACTGATTGAATCGATCGTCTTTGATTCAATCGATCGTCTTTACGTCCGTGATCTCAAATTTGAGATGCTCTTGGTTCCCTGTATGTGTGTAGTATTTTGCAACGATACAGTATGAAGTTTGATCAGAGAGCAATTCAGCGTGATTGGTGCAGACTATACAAGGCAATTAATCAAACAAAAATCCACTCGGAAGAGCTTCATCAAGTACAAATGAAGAAATGATACAGCATCGTATGGTCGATGGCACATAGCTTTGTACACGAGAACTAACATGAAACAACATAT of Musa acuminata AAA Group cultivar baxijiao chromosome BXJ2-3, Cavendish_Baxijiao_AAA, whole genome shotgun sequence contains these proteins:
- the LOC103979636 gene encoding pectinesterase-like isoform X2 — encoded protein: MQQMSIHAAMEHAMLAREQILMGGLEGVAWSDCLDLHDSTVRQLNRSLGPSRLRVGYDVRTWLSAALTNLHTCRAGLAELHVPSSWFVPLLTNASELVRNALAITETRAEEEERKGGGAFPEWSSVEDRELLRARRGDVVADLVVAKDGSGDFGSIKEAINEASRRRGRESRRFVIYVKAGVYVENVQVGVRDLMLVGDGIGKTVVTGSRSVAGGSTTFNSATVAVMGDGFIARGITFRNTAGPAKRQAVALRCNADLAVFYRCSFEGYQDTLYAHSLRQFYRECDVHGTVDFIFGNAAAVLQDCNIYVRRPMSKQQNTITAPGRTDPSQNTGIVIQHCRVTAAPDLRPVQGKFRTYLGRPWQAYSRTVFMGTYMDDLISAAGWLEWSGGFALNTLYYGEYKNTGPGSDTSRRVRWRGHHVITDPSTALRFTVRGLLSGGSWLPATGVPFTDGP
- the LOC103979636 gene encoding pectinesterase-like isoform X1, with translation MVKLSTVLLLLCLFTTSYGLFLHPSAFHAEAKRHRWCSVVPYSDTCTHYVSQSMQQMSIHAAMEHAMLAREQILMGGLEGVAWSDCLDLHDSTVRQLNRSLGPSRLRVGYDVRTWLSAALTNLHTCRAGLAELHVPSSWFVPLLTNASELVRNALAITETRAEEEERKGGGAFPEWSSVEDRELLRARRGDVVADLVVAKDGSGDFGSIKEAINEASRRRGRESRRFVIYVKAGVYVENVQVGVRDLMLVGDGIGKTVVTGSRSVAGGSTTFNSATVAVMGDGFIARGITFRNTAGPAKRQAVALRCNADLAVFYRCSFEGYQDTLYAHSLRQFYRECDVHGTVDFIFGNAAAVLQDCNIYVRRPMSKQQNTITAPGRTDPSQNTGIVIQHCRVTAAPDLRPVQGKFRTYLGRPWQAYSRTVFMGTYMDDLISAAGWLEWSGGFALNTLYYGEYKNTGPGSDTSRRVRWRGHHVITDPSTALRFTVRGLLSGGSWLPATGVPFTDGP
- the LOC135607885 gene encoding V-type proton ATPase 16 kDa proteolipid subunit — its product is MSSFSGDETAPFFGFLGAAAALVFSCMGAAYGTAKSGVGVASMGVMRPELVMKSIVPVVMAGVLGIYGLIIAVIISTGINPKAKSYYLFDGYAHLSSGLACGLAGLSAGMAIGIVGDAGVRANAQQPKLFVGMILILIFAEALALYGLIVGIILSSRAGQSRAD